CTGACCATCCAGAAACCCTATTCGATGCGCCGCGCCCGTACCTGGATCCGGCGCTTCGACAGATATGACCTTTACGACGGGTTTTCCTGCCCGGGCGATGATAAATGGTTCACCGTTCGCAGCGTCCCGGACGAGCCTCGACAGGTGCGTTTTGGCCTCGTGCATGTTCACTGTTCGCATGGCGGCATTCCTTGGCTTCAGTATAAGACTAAGTTTATATGACTTAGTCTACTGATTTCTGTGGTTAAGTCAAGTCTTTCATTACAGGACTTTTATCTTTTATTTTGGTTTCTGCGTCGCTCACCCGGTGGTTGCCGACTCGAGAATGATTTCCAGACTGAAACAACTGATCAAATCACTCCCGCCGTGACATTCACGCAACATCATGTGGTCTGATGGCTCGCAGAGCTGAAGCTGCTGTACGTTTCGCCTGTGCCAGTTCGTATTGAACCTGTAGGTTCATCCAACTCTGTGCGTCCGTATTGAAGTACTTGGCGAGTCGCAGAGCGGTTTCAGCCGAAATCCCGCGCCGGCCGCGTACAATCTCGTTTATCCTGGCTGG
This genomic interval from Gemmatimonadota bacterium contains the following:
- a CDS encoding type II toxin-antitoxin system prevent-host-death family antitoxin, coding for MRTVNMHEAKTHLSRLVRDAANGEPFIIARAGKPVVKVISVEAPDPGTGAAHRIGFLDGQITVPDDFDHMGSAEIKKLFEGDQ
- a CDS encoding HigA family addiction module antitoxin, translating into MPTVTRLNPVHPGEVLRYDFMEPFGLSSNALAKAVGVTPARINEIVRGRRGISAETALRLAKYFNTDAQSWMNLQVQYELAQAKRTAASALRAIRPHDVA